Proteins encoded by one window of Arachis ipaensis cultivar K30076 chromosome B04, Araip1.1, whole genome shotgun sequence:
- the LOC110271537 gene encoding annexin D1-like, whose amino-acid sequence GTNEDLIISILGHQNAAQRKLIRETYFETYGEDLLKALDKELSNDFERLVLLWTLDPAERDAFLANKATKRWTSSNHVLMEIACTRSSDQLLFARKAYHARYKKSLEEDVAHHTTGEFRKVLLLVLDHNYEYVVKYCTYINVKRVISSFVNGYVNRSRFKILGLYTAQWT is encoded by the exons GGAACTAACGAGGATTTGATCATATCGATTTTGGGTCATCAAAATGCTGCTCAGAGGAAGCTGATTCGAGAAACTTATTTTGAGACTTATGGAGAAGATCTCCTCAAGGCCTTGGACAAGGAGCTCAGCAATGACTTTGAG AGGCTGGTACTTCTTTGGACACTTGATCCTGCTGAGCGAGATGCATTTTTGGCGAACAAAGCAACCAAAAGATGGACTTCAAGCAATCATGTTTTGATGGAAATAGCTTGTACCAGGTCCTCTGACCAATTGCTTTTCGCAAGGAAGGCTTATCATGCTCGTTATAAGAAGTCTCTCGAGGAGGATGTTGCTCATCACACAACCGGGGAGTTCCGTAAGGTACTGCTTCTAGTTCTAGATCATAATTATGAGTACGTTGTAAAATATTGTACATATATTAATGTGAAGCGTGTG ATATCTTCATTTGTTAATGGTTATGTTAATAGATCACGCTTTAAG ATCTTAGGTTTATATACTGCGCAG TGGACGTGA